In Hallerella succinigenes, the following are encoded in one genomic region:
- a CDS encoding 4-alpha-glucanotransferase, which yields MRFGDISCFQSGVAVPVFSLHSKDSVGIGEFLDLVPFGDWAKKCGLNVIQILPVNDTGYESSPYSARSAFALNPAFIRLQIIRGAEAFDSDIKALQKKYAGTSKVHYSDIAREKREILRKIFDANYTQLNRNVALSKWIEANPWVKPYAVYAMLKEKNGEASWRSWSEDRDPTALRISALLRKSHKDALFQCWMQFEAEAQFKVASNKLTEMGIRIKGDIPILINEDSADVWCNRQYFSLDDRAGAPPDMYSYSGQNWGFPTYRWDVLEQENFKWWRDRLAQASKFYHAYRIDHVLGFFRIWAIPQNQRTGILGHFSPAIPVSLSTLTSAGFKKETIEYLQNPNMSKNQLRAFLGDATDACVSKYFELLPGTNDRYILKPEFNCESAVLDTAEEQWIKDGLLKVLWNRIFVPGTPEGEYYPYWYWYNTQVLGTLPQEEQKKLGEILHANEAAQDSLWYANGKKLLSVLANETDMVVCAEDLGAVPHCVPSVLGELSINSLRVERWARNWDAPGQPYFEVSEYPRLSVATTSVHDSSTILGLWQEDGFDRNFFWKNHMHMASEAPQALTPDMVEAVMRNIYKANSLFVIPSMQDYLALSSSWTPKDPGDERVNTPGTVGPQNWSYKLPCSLEELEANTALSATIAKLTDERARRPLR from the coding sequence ATGAGATTTGGAGATATTTCTTGTTTTCAGAGCGGCGTCGCCGTTCCCGTTTTTTCGCTTCATTCCAAGGATAGCGTCGGTATCGGCGAATTTTTGGACCTCGTTCCGTTCGGAGACTGGGCAAAGAAGTGTGGCTTGAACGTCATACAGATTCTTCCGGTAAACGATACCGGCTATGAGTCTTCCCCGTACAGCGCTCGCAGCGCTTTCGCCTTGAATCCGGCGTTTATCCGCTTGCAGATCATTCGCGGAGCCGAGGCTTTTGATTCCGATATCAAGGCTCTGCAAAAAAAATATGCAGGGACTTCAAAGGTTCACTATTCGGACATCGCACGCGAAAAACGTGAAATTCTCCGCAAGATTTTTGACGCAAATTACACCCAGCTGAACCGCAACGTGGCTCTTTCTAAATGGATCGAAGCGAATCCGTGGGTCAAGCCTTACGCTGTGTACGCCATGCTCAAGGAAAAGAATGGCGAAGCGAGCTGGCGCAGCTGGAGCGAAGACCGGGATCCGACCGCTCTCCGCATCAGCGCGCTTTTGCGCAAGTCCCACAAGGACGCGCTGTTCCAGTGCTGGATGCAGTTTGAGGCCGAAGCCCAGTTCAAGGTCGCTTCGAATAAGCTGACGGAAATGGGAATTCGCATTAAAGGCGACATTCCTATCCTGATCAATGAAGACAGCGCCGATGTTTGGTGCAACCGCCAGTACTTCTCCCTGGACGATCGTGCGGGCGCACCTCCTGACATGTACAGCTACAGCGGACAGAACTGGGGATTCCCCACGTACCGCTGGGACGTCCTCGAACAGGAAAATTTCAAATGGTGGCGCGACCGTCTCGCTCAGGCGAGCAAGTTTTATCACGCTTACCGTATTGACCACGTTCTCGGATTCTTCCGCATTTGGGCGATTCCGCAGAACCAGCGCACGGGTATCCTCGGGCACTTCTCTCCGGCGATTCCGGTTTCCCTTTCCACGCTGACTTCCGCTGGCTTCAAAAAGGAAACAATCGAATATCTGCAGAACCCTAATATGTCGAAGAATCAGCTCCGCGCGTTCCTCGGCGATGCGACGGATGCCTGCGTCTCCAAGTATTTTGAGCTGCTTCCGGGTACAAATGACCGCTACATTTTGAAGCCGGAATTCAACTGCGAAAGTGCGGTCCTCGATACCGCCGAAGAACAGTGGATCAAGGATGGGCTTCTCAAGGTTCTTTGGAACCGTATCTTTGTGCCGGGAACTCCGGAAGGGGAATATTATCCGTATTGGTACTGGTACAACACCCAGGTCCTCGGAACCCTTCCGCAAGAAGAGCAGAAGAAGCTCGGCGAAATTTTGCATGCGAACGAAGCTGCGCAAGATAGCCTCTGGTATGCGAACGGTAAAAAGCTCCTTTCAGTGCTTGCGAATGAAACGGATATGGTTGTCTGTGCCGAAGACTTGGGCGCGGTTCCGCACTGCGTTCCGAGCGTTCTCGGCGAACTATCCATCAATTCGCTCCGTGTGGAACGTTGGGCTCGCAATTGGGACGCTCCGGGTCAGCCGTATTTTGAAGTTTCGGAATACCCGCGCCTTTCCGTGGCGACGACCAGCGTGCACGACTCTTCGACGATTCTCGGCCTTTGGCAGGAAGACGGTTTTGATAGAAACTTCTTCTGGAAAAATCACATGCACATGGCGAGTGAAGCTCCGCAGGCGCTCACCCCGGACATGGTCGAAGCGGTGATGCGCAATATTTATAAAGCGAACAGCCTCTTCGTGATTCCTTCGATGCAGGATTACCTTGCGCTCAGTTCGAGTTGGACGCCGAAGGATCCGGGGGATGAGCGTGTGAATACGCCGGGCACGGTCGGGCCGCAGAACTGGTCTTACAAGCTTCCTTGTTCGTTGGAGGAACTAGAAGCGAATACAGCTCTTTCGGCGACGATTGCGAAGCTCACGGATGAACGCGCCCGCCGTCCGCTCCGTTAA
- the secD gene encoding protein translocase subunit SecD yields MKKKLFGMREIIILAVILIAAWSIIPSIRVHSKSGDAKKEYIKQNPKVASKAMNFGLDLAGGTSITLQIDGKGLKDEDVKDIQKQSLEIVRNRVDQFGLSEPQISPSGNDRINVELAGVDDSTAKALVGSTAKLEFKILAEQEKFGQVISMIDNYLLGRGAIADSTKADSSVADTAKVAAAPAKADTLSDAELFAGNAAKKDAVAKTDSVKTDSAKAESAAPTATQGTALSALYLSFGNGGFVAQEQVETIKRILNDRTVQSLIPHDVVFAWGSGFETPNGSVIKAKRLYLLKRRAEMSGEYVSDARPYRVSDGTNSGEVAVSLKFSGIGPKRFGAVTAANIGKQMAIVLDDQVISAPVIRDRIPNGEAQITGLDDMAEANRLAVVLRSGALKAPMNIIESRTIGATLGEDNIKSGFGSALIGILITVIFMIMYYRFGGLVASAGLICNALITAAVLSAFNATLTLPGIAGMVLTIGMSIDANVIIFERIREELRAGNKARAAITKGYERAFSAIFDSNLTTFLTALILYKIGTGSVKGFGLTLMIGIAASMFTALTVTHAIFDIKLAKQDSNTISIGSGVRALNNAKFSVMKHAGKFRLVSIILIVASVALALTKGFNFSIDFTGGTVFRVQYNDTQDHIKDLNDILAKFNVKDGSVRVVGGTSLANAYEVSVKSEQGADVIKAINSDDRVTILSQDEVGATIGDELRFNALLSVIFAWIAICLYVWFRFGKLGLGFGLGAVVGLVHDTAITIGFISLLGLSVDGALVAALLTMIGYSVNDTIVNFDRIRENVRLKGTADFDNTIDDSISQCVSRTIITSLTTLFVCVILAVMGGSSIRDFGLVMTFGVLVGTYSSICICSPFVSWFNRHVRHVV; encoded by the coding sequence ATGAAGAAAAAATTATTTGGAATGCGCGAGATTATCATTCTCGCAGTCATCCTTATTGCCGCATGGTCGATTATCCCGTCCATTCGAGTTCACTCTAAATCGGGTGACGCAAAGAAGGAATACATCAAGCAAAACCCGAAGGTTGCCAGTAAGGCGATGAACTTCGGCTTAGATCTCGCTGGCGGTACGAGCATCACGCTCCAGATCGACGGCAAGGGTCTCAAGGATGAAGACGTCAAGGACATTCAGAAACAGTCGCTTGAAATCGTCCGTAACCGTGTTGACCAGTTCGGTCTTTCCGAACCGCAGATTTCTCCGTCCGGCAACGACCGTATCAATGTCGAACTGGCAGGTGTGGACGATTCCACGGCGAAGGCTCTCGTCGGTTCTACGGCTAAGCTCGAATTTAAGATTCTCGCAGAACAGGAAAAGTTCGGTCAGGTCATTTCGATGATCGACAATTACCTCCTTGGCCGCGGCGCTATCGCAGATTCGACGAAGGCAGACAGCTCGGTTGCCGATACGGCAAAGGTTGCCGCTGCTCCGGCTAAGGCTGACACGCTCTCGGATGCAGAACTCTTTGCCGGAAACGCTGCAAAGAAGGATGCCGTCGCCAAGACGGATTCCGTGAAGACGGACTCTGCAAAGGCAGAATCTGCAGCTCCGACCGCCACCCAGGGCACGGCTCTTTCCGCGCTCTACCTTTCGTTCGGCAATGGTGGCTTTGTCGCTCAGGAACAGGTGGAAACCATCAAGCGCATCTTGAACGACCGCACCGTCCAGAGTCTCATTCCGCATGACGTGGTCTTCGCATGGGGCTCGGGCTTCGAAACCCCGAACGGCTCCGTGATCAAGGCAAAGCGTCTTTATCTCTTGAAACGCCGCGCTGAAATGAGCGGTGAATATGTCTCCGATGCTCGTCCGTACCGCGTAAGCGATGGAACGAACTCCGGCGAAGTCGCTGTGAGCCTCAAGTTCTCCGGCATCGGTCCGAAGCGTTTCGGTGCCGTGACCGCTGCAAACATCGGCAAGCAGATGGCCATCGTCCTCGACGATCAGGTGATCAGCGCTCCGGTGATCCGCGACCGCATCCCGAACGGCGAAGCTCAGATTACGGGTCTCGACGACATGGCTGAAGCCAACCGCCTCGCTGTCGTTCTCCGTTCTGGAGCTCTCAAGGCACCGATGAACATCATTGAAAGCCGCACGATCGGTGCAACTCTCGGTGAAGACAACATCAAGTCCGGCTTTGGTTCTGCCTTGATCGGTATTCTGATTACGGTAATTTTCATGATAATGTACTACCGCTTCGGTGGTCTCGTCGCTAGTGCCGGTCTTATCTGCAACGCTCTGATCACGGCTGCAGTTCTTTCGGCGTTCAACGCGACGCTGACTCTTCCGGGCATCGCTGGTATGGTTTTGACGATTGGTATGTCAATCGACGCTAACGTGATTATCTTCGAACGTATCCGTGAAGAACTCCGTGCTGGCAACAAGGCTCGCGCCGCTATCACGAAGGGTTATGAACGTGCCTTCAGCGCGATTTTTGACTCCAACTTGACAACGTTCCTCACCGCCCTTATCCTTTACAAGATTGGTACGGGCTCGGTGAAGGGTTTCGGTCTCACCTTGATGATCGGTATCGCCGCTTCCATGTTCACCGCTCTCACGGTGACCCACGCTATCTTTGATATCAAGCTGGCTAAGCAGGACTCCAACACGATTTCAATCGGTTCCGGCGTTCGTGCTTTGAACAACGCCAAGTTCTCCGTGATGAAGCACGCTGGCAAGTTCCGTCTTGTTTCGATCATTTTGATTGTCGCTTCCGTCGCTCTCGCTTTGACAAAGGGTTTCAACTTCAGCATTGACTTCACCGGTGGTACTGTGTTCCGCGTTCAGTACAATGATACGCAGGATCACATCAAGGACTTGAACGATATCCTCGCCAAGTTCAATGTGAAGGATGGTTCGGTTCGCGTCGTCGGCGGTACTTCTCTCGCTAACGCTTACGAAGTTTCCGTGAAGAGCGAACAGGGTGCAGACGTGATAAAGGCTATCAACTCCGACGATCGTGTCACGATTCTTTCCCAGGACGAAGTCGGTGCGACAATCGGTGATGAACTCCGTTTCAACGCACTCCTCTCCGTTATCTTCGCATGGATTGCAATCTGCTTGTACGTGTGGTTCCGCTTTGGCAAACTCGGTCTTGGCTTCGGTCTCGGCGCTGTGGTTGGCCTCGTCCACGATACGGCAATTACGATTGGCTTTATCTCTCTCCTCGGTCTCTCGGTGGACGGTGCTCTCGTGGCAGCGCTCCTCACGATGATCGGTTACTCGGTGAACGATACTATCGTGAACTTCGACCGTATCCGTGAAAACGTCCGTCTCAAGGGTACTGCAGACTTCGATAACACGATTGATGATTCCATTTCCCAGTGCGTCAGCCGTACAATCATCACGTCTCTCACGACTCTCTTTGTGTGCGTGATTCTCGCTGTGATGGGTGGTTCCTCGATCCGTGACTTCGGCTTGGTGATGACCTTCGGTGTGCTTGTCGGTACGTATTCGTCCATATGCATCTGCTCTCCATTTGTCTCCTGGTTCAACCGTCACGTGCGTCACGTCGTGTAA
- a CDS encoding magnesium transporter CorA family protein has protein sequence MLKYYKIENGRITKAPDEDSADIVLMDSPSQEQRGALVKKYEIAEHTIASAFDNDELSRVEYDDDFTTIVFKKPRNYTAEDNFEFRVESFGIFVFEDWVLLLSDSEIPLMDSRRFSKIDSLNTFVVKLLNYSVYHFNEHLKIINRISEELEDKLQNTLDNKYLLYMFTLNKGLIYYVSALNSNEALLKKLQMGRGMQFDENERELLDDVVIENRQSLQQAEIYANILASLMDARASVVNNNMNELMRTLNIVTIAITIPTFVASIFGMNVKFPFGLGEGNPFSFWIIVAIFVLSVAGVLLVWRKRK, from the coding sequence ATGCTTAAGTACTACAAAATCGAAAACGGTCGCATCACGAAGGCCCCGGACGAAGATTCCGCGGATATCGTGTTGATGGATAGCCCCAGCCAGGAACAGCGGGGTGCCCTTGTGAAGAAGTACGAAATTGCGGAACACACGATTGCCTCTGCATTCGATAATGACGAACTTTCGCGTGTGGAATACGACGACGATTTTACGACGATCGTGTTTAAGAAGCCTCGCAATTATACCGCGGAAGACAACTTTGAATTCCGCGTGGAATCCTTCGGAATCTTTGTTTTTGAAGACTGGGTCTTGCTTCTTTCGGACTCGGAAATTCCGCTGATGGACAGCCGCCGCTTTTCGAAGATTGACAGCTTGAATACGTTTGTCGTCAAGCTTTTGAACTATTCCGTGTACCACTTCAATGAACACTTGAAGATTATCAATCGGATCAGTGAAGAACTCGAAGACAAGTTGCAGAACACGCTCGACAATAAGTACCTGCTCTACATGTTCACCTTGAACAAGGGCTTGATTTACTACGTGAGCGCGTTGAACTCGAACGAAGCCCTTTTGAAAAAACTCCAAATGGGACGTGGCATGCAGTTCGATGAAAATGAAAGAGAACTCCTTGACGACGTCGTGATTGAAAACCGCCAGAGTCTGCAACAGGCTGAAATCTACGCAAACATTCTTGCATCCTTGATGGACGCGCGTGCGAGTGTCGTAAACAACAACATGAACGAGTTGATGCGAACCTTAAATATTGTCACGATTGCCATTACGATTCCGACTTTTGTGGCGAGTATCTTCGGCATGAACGTAAAGTTCCCCTTTGGCCTTGGCGAAGGAAATCCGTTCTCGTTCTGGATTATTGTCGCGATCTTTGTGCTTTCTGTGGCTGGTGTTCTCCTTGTTTGGCGTAAGCGCAAATAA
- a CDS encoding glycoside hydrolase family 13 protein, with protein sequence MAEHISLNECPEWVKSAVFYQIFPDRFARSAHYECLGSFQNWESKPATNGFCGGNLRGIIEKLDYIQKLGANALYLCPIFKSAANHRYHTVDYLEIDPVLGTLKDFDELVSEVHGRGMRMILDGVFNHCSRGFFPFLSVMEEGEASPYRNWFHIHSFPVKAYAGKPNYECWWGMAPLPKFNTDNPEVREYLLHVAEYWTKRGIDGWRLDVPNEIRDDSFWQEFRRRVKKVNPEAYIVGEIWEDPTRWLQGDQFDGVMNYPVRKLALEFLFPEGMRSKDAVSTGDTTSAGTEKDLFAFCRGFQALFDRKLFGVQMNLFGSHDTARMRTLSGKNPECSLLAWALLLCLPGALSIYYGDEIGMEGGKDPDNRRCFPWQDMPDAEDSETFRMVKTILAFRKREPAMYDGKLTIRPEGQGILLCRRKGNALVELRLGYPGPVPLPGISARTEIVYERRRTPIEGVAGYFVAKDGIVLTKSTVTY encoded by the coding sequence ATGGCAGAACATATATCTTTGAATGAATGCCCGGAATGGGTGAAGTCTGCGGTCTTTTACCAGATTTTCCCGGATCGTTTCGCGAGAAGTGCGCATTATGAATGCCTGGGAAGCTTCCAGAACTGGGAATCCAAACCGGCGACGAACGGATTTTGCGGGGGAAACCTGCGCGGTATCATCGAAAAGCTCGATTACATTCAAAAGCTCGGGGCGAACGCCCTGTATCTCTGCCCGATTTTTAAAAGTGCGGCGAATCACCGCTACCATACGGTCGATTATCTGGAAATCGACCCGGTTCTTGGAACGCTCAAAGATTTTGACGAGCTCGTTTCAGAAGTCCATGGACGTGGCATGCGCATGATTCTGGACGGCGTCTTTAACCACTGCTCCCGAGGTTTTTTTCCATTCTTGAGCGTGATGGAAGAAGGCGAAGCCTCTCCGTACAGGAACTGGTTCCACATTCATTCTTTCCCGGTCAAGGCTTACGCTGGCAAGCCGAATTATGAATGCTGGTGGGGAATGGCCCCGCTTCCCAAGTTCAATACGGATAATCCTGAAGTCCGCGAATACCTGCTGCATGTGGCCGAATACTGGACAAAGCGTGGCATTGACGGCTGGCGTCTGGACGTTCCGAACGAGATTCGCGACGACAGCTTTTGGCAGGAATTCCGCCGCCGCGTGAAAAAGGTGAACCCGGAAGCTTATATTGTGGGCGAAATCTGGGAAGACCCGACGCGTTGGCTGCAGGGCGACCAGTTTGACGGCGTTATGAACTATCCTGTGCGAAAGCTCGCTTTGGAATTTTTGTTCCCGGAGGGAATGCGCTCCAAGGATGCGGTTTCAACGGGCGATACGACGTCGGCGGGGACGGAAAAGGACCTGTTCGCATTCTGTCGGGGTTTCCAGGCCTTGTTCGACCGTAAACTGTTCGGAGTGCAGATGAACCTGTTCGGCAGTCACGATACCGCACGTATGCGCACGCTTTCGGGAAAAAATCCGGAATGTTCTCTGCTCGCATGGGCACTTCTTTTGTGCCTGCCTGGCGCTCTCTCTATATACTATGGTGACGAAATCGGGATGGAAGGCGGCAAGGATCCGGATAACCGCCGCTGTTTCCCGTGGCAGGATATGCCCGATGCCGAAGATTCAGAAACCTTCCGAATGGTGAAGACGATTCTCGCCTTTCGCAAGCGCGAGCCCGCGATGTATGACGGAAAACTCACGATTCGTCCCGAAGGGCAGGGAATTCTCCTTTGCCGTCGCAAGGGTAATGCGCTTGTTGAACTCCGCCTGGGGTACCCGGGACCCGTGCCTCTGCCGGGCATTTCGGCGAGAACCGAAATTGTTTATGAACGCAGACGCACTCCGATCGAGGGAGTTGCAGGCTATTTCGTGGCAAAAGACGGTATTGTCCTCACAAAAAGCACTGTCACTTACTAA
- a CDS encoding DNA alkylation repair protein has product MLRFTQDILLALRARANEEEAHSMSKSMRDSFDFLGVNVIRRREATYPIFDKFPPKSGDELAARVSDMWVQPYREVQYAACDYLFKHKSLLGGQHLNFLKMLIKTRPWKDTVDTISTSVLGDLAWRIPPIRQKVATWIRDPNIWVRRSVILFQLQYRDHTDWDLLKSCCLHCAKDDNYYIRTGIGRALSEYARINPNEVRHFVMDTELAPQTSQEVLRNI; this is encoded by the coding sequence ATGCTTCGATTTACACAAGACATTCTTTTAGCTCTCCGAGCCAGAGCAAATGAAGAAGAAGCCCACTCCATGTCCAAGAGCATGAGGGACTCCTTCGACTTCCTCGGCGTAAATGTCATTCGACGTCGTGAGGCTACCTACCCGATTTTCGACAAGTTCCCGCCGAAATCTGGCGACGAACTGGCCGCAAGAGTTTCGGATATGTGGGTTCAGCCGTATCGCGAAGTGCAGTACGCTGCCTGCGATTATCTTTTCAAGCACAAATCCCTTCTCGGCGGACAGCATTTGAATTTTTTGAAAATGCTCATTAAAACGCGTCCGTGGAAGGATACGGTTGATACGATTTCTACAAGTGTACTCGGTGACCTTGCCTGGAGAATCCCACCGATTCGCCAAAAAGTGGCCACCTGGATTCGCGACCCGAACATTTGGGTTCGTCGTAGCGTAATCCTTTTCCAGTTGCAGTACCGCGACCATACGGACTGGGATCTTCTCAAGTCTTGCTGCTTGCACTGCGCCAAAGATGACAACTATTACATTCGCACCGGTATCGGTCGTGCTCTTTCCGAATACGCCCGCATCAACCCAAATGAAGTTCGTCACTTTGTGATGGATACGGAACTCGCTCCGCAGACTTCTCAGGAAGTGCTCCGCAACATCTAA
- a CDS encoding type IV pilin protein, whose product MKAYQKGFTLVELMTVVAVIGILAVIAIPVVASQLSKSKAATVASAAKKYVRLQEAYAQEHAAVSKWSDIGYTAPTGSVFEFSQGEITQNYDVDEVASAKVGWMAKNKVALGDCPAGTFWFVSVARSTGSSMSYSASVSNANCAAKTPEFAMVGDSYNRAENGVIFDAGIPTVTTPELETSTAAAPETITNTSTKNTVMATVSDPSSVAESMAGVIEPSTTTSTTTPTTSAVTSTESSTNASTASSTNTSANTSAAVSTNTSTGTSGNTSAAASANTSSEANYATLASAAEAYESEVEGYVTELAAQTSAENVAGWSDSDLYGNGFTEDEICTMETGEIVASIAGDLDDFGSASATDNDSPTSQNANSQSEHTQNADDEDEFSVSSEEEYAQKCENAKSYNDLKHDLINQAKEFYQTWNESWRNLLKERMSLQANERRPGGDFCTFKKKGNLTEESNCMTEQEYKQKVNKWISDYKKLVQKYHSFKYALAKSLYDAKIQAEVCEAAKKCYGKKNQGKGGKNGKNKCDNGKHKGWYKQHQKEWFRKFR is encoded by the coding sequence ATGAAAGCCTATCAGAAGGGATTTACGTTGGTCGAGCTTATGACCGTTGTGGCTGTCATCGGCATCTTGGCAGTGATAGCAATCCCCGTGGTTGCAAGTCAACTTTCCAAATCGAAAGCGGCAACGGTTGCTTCCGCTGCTAAAAAGTACGTCCGTTTGCAGGAAGCCTATGCGCAGGAACATGCGGCAGTAAGCAAATGGTCGGATATCGGCTATACCGCTCCGACTGGATCCGTGTTTGAATTCAGCCAGGGGGAAATCACCCAGAACTATGACGTCGATGAAGTGGCTAGCGCTAAGGTTGGCTGGATGGCAAAAAATAAGGTCGCCTTGGGAGATTGTCCGGCTGGCACTTTTTGGTTCGTTTCTGTAGCACGAAGCACGGGCTCGTCCATGAGCTATTCAGCATCGGTTTCGAATGCGAACTGTGCCGCAAAGACTCCAGAATTTGCGATGGTGGGTGATTCCTACAATCGAGCGGAGAACGGGGTGATTTTTGATGCGGGCATTCCGACTGTTACGACTCCGGAATTGGAAACTTCGACTGCAGCGGCTCCCGAAACGATAACGAATACCTCCACGAAAAATACCGTGATGGCAACGGTTTCGGACCCTTCTTCGGTGGCGGAATCGATGGCGGGCGTTATCGAGCCGTCTACAACGACATCTACAACGACACCGACAACGTCGGCAGTGACCTCCACGGAGTCCTCTACGAATGCCTCTACAGCTTCTTCTACAAATACGTCTGCTAACACGAGCGCTGCCGTATCCACCAATACGTCCACAGGAACGTCCGGAAATACTTCCGCGGCGGCTTCGGCGAATACATCGTCGGAGGCAAATTATGCGACTTTGGCATCTGCTGCTGAAGCATACGAATCGGAAGTGGAAGGCTATGTAACGGAACTCGCTGCTCAAACTTCAGCGGAAAATGTTGCCGGCTGGTCGGATAGCGATTTGTACGGAAACGGCTTTACGGAAGATGAAATCTGCACAATGGAAACGGGCGAAATCGTAGCCTCGATAGCAGGCGACTTGGATGATTTCGGGTCGGCTTCTGCTACGGATAACGATTCGCCAACTTCCCAGAACGCAAATTCCCAAAGCGAACATACACAAAACGCCGATGATGAAGATGAATTCAGCGTTTCTAGCGAAGAGGAATACGCTCAAAAATGCGAAAATGCAAAGTCGTACAACGATCTCAAACACGATCTAATCAATCAGGCGAAGGAATTCTATCAAACCTGGAATGAAAGCTGGCGAAATCTCTTAAAAGAAAGAATGTCTTTGCAGGCGAATGAACGTCGACCGGGCGGCGACTTCTGTACCTTCAAAAAAAAAGGCAACCTCACCGAAGAATCCAACTGCATGACGGAACAGGAGTACAAGCAAAAGGTGAACAAGTGGATTTCGGACTACAAAAAACTGGTTCAGAAATACCATTCGTTCAAGTATGCCCTTGCTAAATCCTTGTACGACGCGAAAATCCAGGCGGAAGTTTGCGAAGCTGCAAAAAAATGCTATGGAAAGAAAAATCAAGGCAAAGGCGGTAAAAACGGAAAAAATAAGTGCGACAATGGAAAGCACAAAGGCTGGTACAAGCAACACCAAAAGGAGTGGTTCAGAAAATTTAGGTAA